In Camelina sativa cultivar DH55 chromosome 13, Cs, whole genome shotgun sequence, the genomic window aatgatttcaggtttttttttgatattttttctaattaaataataaatttttcagaatataaatttaaatattcaatattaaaaatgCTAGATTTGGAACAATTAAGCAGGTGTGATATATGTGAAAGAAAAGACTAAAGTAGTGCTATATTTCTcttatattaaatgttttaattaccACCAATGAACTTtttaataaacttaattatttaaaaatatatactttttatgagaaaacttttttcttatgttagtttccattttgtatattatgtaacgtaatttttggtttctatcttcttttcttggtCACTGATTCGTTTTCGTAGTAGCTCCACCGAGAAAAATTGGTTTCTCAGACTAATCTTGTGTTGCCCAGACTTTGATCTGTGAGTTCAGATCTAATTTCAGATATGTTGAGGATTATTGGGAAAAGAGGGATTCACCACTTCCACAGGCTCAATTCTGCATCGTTCACGACCGTGTCTGCTTCTTCGATCGAGAAAGGGCAAAATCGTGTCATTGATGCTTCGTTAACTCTCATTCGTGAAAGGGCTAGGCTCAAagtatacacttttttttgttttgtaaaggtTTAATCTTTTTTCAATGTTTATTGGTCTTGTCCCTTGCTTGATGATTGATTGTGTTGTTGTAGGGAGAGTTAGTGCGTCTTTTAGGAGGAGCTAAAGCTGCAACATCACTTCTTGGAGTACCACTTGGTCACAACTCTTCTTTCCTTCAAGGTCCTGCCTTTGCTCCTCCTCGTATTAGAGAAGCTATTTGGTGTGGTAGCACAAACTCTGCAACTGAAGAAGGTATTGACATGGGTTTCCATTAGGAACTTAAAAAGTTTCATCTTTTGTATAGCAGCAACAAATTCTGGTTCTGGATTTGGAGTTGTTTCTCgtatttgatgttttataaGAGTGAAATGGTTACGTTTCTGTTGTTACTAGATCGTGCAACTTAAGGCTATTCATGGTTTATAAATTGATTGATGTTGTTTTGTGGAATATATTGCAGGGAAGGACTTGAAGGATCCACGGGTTCTAACTGATGTTGGGGATGTTCCAGTACAAGAGATTAGAGATTGtggggttgatgatgataggCTGATGAATGTAATAAGTGAATCTGTGAAGTTGGTGATGGAAGAGGTAAAGCTATTTTGGCCATTAGCTCTAGATGTTTTGCTACCTTACCTATTTCAGTAAATAGgttttgaatgttttgaatCATAAAATCCGTGGAGAAGTTCTTTTTGAGATCTTAGTGTTTGTGGTCAACGCATCTCAGTGTTGTATTAGTCTTTTGTTATACTTATTGGATCATCTTGGTGTTATATAGGATCTGAAGTTTTTCTGTTTGGTCACATTTGATTGACATACTGGTTTTTAAGGGCAATGAAGCTAAAAGTCCAAGTAACTGATGTTTTTGTTATCTGTGTCAGGAACCATTGCGTCCGCTGGTCTTAGGTGGAGATCATTCCATTTCTTATCCTGTTGTGAGATCGGTTTCTGAGAAGCTTGGAGGGCCTGTGGACATTCTTCATCTTGATGCACATCCTGATATCTATGACTGTTTCGAAGGAAACAAGTACTCTCATGCATCTTCTTTTGCTCGTATCATGGAAGGTGGCTATGTCCGGCGGCTTTTACAGGTTTGTCCGATTTCTCTGTTGTTTATATACATCACAATCTCTTTGGAAAGATAATCTCCTAAGGAGAACCAAAAATTTCTTATAGGTTGGGATTAGATCGATAAACCAGGAGGGACGGGAACAGGGAAAGAGGTTTGGAGTAGAACAGTATGAGATGCGAACCTTCTCGAGAGATCGCCCTATGTTGGAAAATCTGGTATCTCTATCTCTCCCTATATGTAGACTAGACGAAGAGTATTAGATGTAGGGGTGGTCATTCAGTTTGAAACTTGGTGGTATTAAATTAGTTAGTTCAACTTTAGTCTGAGGaatttggtttgggttttgtATGCATTGCTTCTTGAATGCTTATTAGAGGTTTTGTGCATTTGGTACATGTTAAGTTATATATTGAATGTGGTTTGTACAGAAACTAGGGGAAGGAGTGAAGGGAGTATACATCTCGATAGATGTTGACTGTCTCGATCCGGCATTTGCACCCGGAGTGTCCCACATCGAACCAGGAGGTCTTTCTTTCCGAGATGTCCTTAACATCTTACACAACCTTCAGGCAGATGTTGTCGGGGCTGATGTTGTCGAGTTCAATCCGCAACGTGATACTGTGGACGGTATGACGGCAATGGTTGCGGCTAAGCTTGTTAGAGAATTAGCCGCGAAAATCTCGAAATGAACCAGAGTGGTTGTTTGGAGTATCTTGTTTTATCATGTTTCTATGTTTCATTGTGCAAGCTTGTAACATTCATATAGGTTCTTGAATGCAATAAGTCTGCCTCTGTAGACGGACTATcgaacaaaaataatatgaattctGACCTTAGGTTATAATATCAATGTTCATACCCTCATAATCCTCTGCTTTTTTTTCGCGGAACATTGTTGTTAATAATCTCAAATTTTCAGTAGAGAACAGTTCATGATCTTAAGTCTTAACCATCGCTCCACCTAGCAGGTATCTTGGCATTCAATACAGCTCGTAAGCAGGGGCCAACGCTTAGATCCTGACTTGCAAATCTCTGAATCAGATAATGGTTGCTCTAGCACGAATACCCAACCAGTTCTCTGAGTTTCAgtcatatatatgttaataagGATGCCTACACTATGCTCATGCATTTTAAATGTAAATGTCAATGAAGGACGACTAACtctatatttctttttctatgtGTTGGGTTTGATCGGTTCCTTACGCATCGTTCTTTCGTTAAAGATGCTCTCGACCAACAAAACCTCTCCTGATATATATTCTAACAGCAACGTTAGTGCTGTTAGAGATACGATACGATACACAATTCAATAGCTCAATATTCTCGTATCATATCATTTATGGAACATTCTGTTTATAGTTATAACCTAGGGTATTCACTGTACAAGTATATATAACTGTGTAATATCTttgtataataataagaatCATCTTCTACATGATATCAGAGCAGTAaagatcaaaaaaatttatttccgccgcctctcttttctatctctttctctgcattttttttatttttctcctctGTTCTGTTCTTCCCCTCTGTTTATTCTCTTCCTTCTCCATGGCTAATACTGCTGAAGTCATCGACACTGCCCAGCAGTACCTCAACATCAATAAGAGCAACGTTATTAAGCTCACCTCTCTCAACTACATCACCTGGAGTCTCCAAGTCCACTCTCTTCTTGATGACTATGATCTAGCAGGTTATGTTGATGGATCCATCCCTCCTCCGGCTACGACGGTGGTCTCTGCCGGTGTCACCTCTCCCAATCCTGATTACGCCAAATGGTACCGTCAAGATAAGTTGATCTACAGCAGTCTTCTCGGCACCCTCTCTCCCTCTGTTCAGCCTCTTCTCACTACCACCAAATCTGCTGCGGAGATGTGGCGTACTGTTGCAGACATCTTCGCCAAACCAAGCAAAGGCCATATTTAGCAGCTGTGTCTACAACTCCAGCAATTCTCCAAAGGTGACAAGACCATCGACGAGTATATGCAGGGGTTGACCACCCGTTTCGATAAATTGGCGCTTCTTGGTAAGCCTTTTGATCTTGATGAGCAGATTGAAGCTGTTCTTCGTGGTCTTCCCGAAGAATACAAATATGTTGCTGATCAAGTTGAAGGACGTGAGGTTTCTCCTAAACTCACTGAAGTTCATGAAAAGCTTCTTAACAAGGAAGCTCAACTACTGACCGCTGCTCTTGTGACGCCTTCTTTGATTCCCGTCTCTGCCAACGTTGTCGCGTCTCGCTCTCGTTCATCTCAACAGCGATACAATCAACGTCCTCCCCAACAATGGAACAACAGGAACAATAACCCTCAACGTCAAGACACTCGCGGGTATCAGGGTAAGTGTCAGTTGTGTGGTGTCTACGGTCACAGTGCAAAACGCTGTTCCCAACTCTACCAGACTTCTGCTTCTCCACACGGTGGTCTGCTTCCAAC contains:
- the LOC104736910 gene encoding arginase 1, mitochondrial, which codes for MLRIIGKRGIHHFHRLNSASFTTVSASSIEKGQNRVIDASLTLIRERARLKGELVRLLGGAKAATSLLGVPLGHNSSFLQGPAFAPPRIREAIWCGSTNSATEEGKDLKDPRVLTDVGDVPVQEIRDCGVDDDRLMNVISESVKLVMEEEPLRPLVLGGDHSISYPVVRSVSEKLGGPVDILHLDAHPDIYDCFEGNKYSHASSFARIMEGGYVRRLLQVGIRSINQEGREQGKRFGVEQYEMRTFSRDRPMLENLKLGEGVKGVYISIDVDCLDPAFAPGVSHIEPGGLSFRDVLNILHNLQADVVGADVVEFNPQRDTVDGMTAMVAAKLVRELAAKISK